One part of the Amphiprion ocellaris isolate individual 3 ecotype Okinawa chromosome 24, ASM2253959v1, whole genome shotgun sequence genome encodes these proteins:
- the LOC111582835 gene encoding tubulin alpha-1A chain-like, whose amino-acid sequence MRECLSIHVGQAGVQMGNACWELYCLEHGIQPDGQMPSDKTIGGGDDSFNTFFSETGAGKHVPRAVFVDLEPTVIDEVRTGTYRQLFHPEQLITGKEDAANNYARGHYTIGKEIIDLVLDRIRKLADQCTGLQGFLIFHSFGGGTGSGFTSLLMERLSVDYGKKSKLEFAVYPAPQVSTAVVEPYNSILTTHTTLEHSDCAFMVDNEAIYDICRRNLDIERPTYTNLNRLIGQIVSSITASLRFDGALNVDLTEFQTNLVPYPRIHFPLVTYAPVISAEKAYHEQLSVADITNACFEPANQMVKCDPRHGKYMACCLLYRGDVVPKEVNAAIVTIKTKRTIQFVDWCPTGFKVGINYQPPTVVPGGDLAKVQRAVCMLSNTTAIAEAWARLDHKFDLMYAKRAFVHWYVGEGMEEGEFSEAREDMAALEKDYEEVGTDSIGDEGEEEGEEY is encoded by the exons ATG AGGGAGTGCCTCTCTATTCATGTCGGCCAGGCTGGCGTCCAGATGGGCAATGCATGCTGGGAGCTCTACTGTCTGGAGCATGGCATCCAGCCGGACGGTCAGATGCCCAGTGACAAGACCATCGGAGGAGGAGACGACTCCTTCAACACCTTCTTCAGTGAGACTGGAGCTGGAAAACATGTTCCCAGAGCTGTGTTTGTGGACCTGGAACCAACAGTCATTG ATGAGGTCCGTACAGGAACCTACCGTCAGCTCTTTCATCCTGAACAACTGATCACTGGGAAAGAAGATGCAGCCAACAACTACGCTCGTGGTCACTACACCATCGGAAAGGAGATCATTGACCTGGTTCTGGACAGGATTCGAAAACTG GCCGACCAGTGCACAGGCCTCCAGGGTTTCCTCATCTTCCACTCCTTTGGAGGAGGAACCGGCTCCGGCTTCACCTCTCTGCTGATGGAGCGCCTCTCTGTCGACTACGGCAAGAAATCCAAGCTGGAGTTTGCGGTTTATCCGGCTCCTCAGGTGTCCACAGCCGTGGTGGAGCCCTACAACTCCATCCTGACCACCCACACCACCCTGGAGCACTCCGACTGCGCCTTCATGGTGGACAACGAGGCCATCTACGACATCTGCCGTAGGAACCTGGACATCGAGCGTCCCACCTACACCAACCTGAACAGGCTGATTGGACAGATCGTCTCCTCCATCACCGCCTCCCTGCGCTTCGACGGAGCCTTGAACGTGGACCTGACGGAGTTCCAGACCAACCTGGTGCCCTACCCTCGTATCCACTTCCCCCTGGTCACCTACGCCCCGGTTATCTCTGCAGAGAAGGCCTACCATGAGCAGCTTTCCGTGGCTGACATCACCAATGCCTGCTTCGAGCCAGCCAACCAGATGGTGAAATGTGACCCTCGTCACGGCAAGTATATGGCCTGTTGTCTGCTGTACCGTGGAGACGTGGTGCCCAAAGAAGTGAACGCTGCCATCGTCACCATCAAGACCAAGCGCACCATCCAATTTGTGGACTGGTGTCCAACTGGCTTCAAGGTGGGCATCAACTACCAGCCTCCCACTGTGGTTCCTGGAGGAGACCTGGCCAAGGTGCAGAGGGCCGTGTGCATGCTGAGCAACACCACCGCCATCGCCGAGGCCTGGGCCCGACTGGACCACAAGTTCGACCTGATGTACGCCAAGAGGGCCTTCGTCCACTGGTACGTTGGAgaggggatggaggagggagagtTCTCAGAGGCCAGGGAGGACATGGCTGCTCTGGAGAAGGACTACGAGGAGGTGGGAACCGACAGCATCGGTgatgaaggagaggaagagggggaggagtATTaa
- the LOC111562628 gene encoding receptor-type tyrosine-protein phosphatase-like N isoform X2 has translation MLDATMRSPRLWAALCLLLTASCRLCAAARHGCLFEKKLCPRGQLCNDDGLFGQCQDPQQEPVQYQVSVPILHKLQEVLKDLMVQGLTWKDDVTQAIIGRELSHVPTVGGSRSKLPERSSKQSSRLMGPQRVKGPADPDRMQQYLDYMVLDPSRSSVHMQTPLLDPYSFHKQYGYQDEEERSLNSLDDSAGFPSFPSSRSRTRGSPLDRDRQLLEDLLSLYLTSPSSSSSSSPHRGPAAGLPSSSSSSSFFPDLDFPLDYGEDFVSQMSEQPEEAEKKAEKEYDALSGLDERSLQRLALLLDHYGLDMKDLSPEQMNNLPAALKQLQMENSYGYKQSKDKYGNNAATGKKVTEGSMAYKMAAQQAPPSTAKPQGSVKEATPSEAAKLDKLGQEQPVDQQKEFGYIVANQSPLSLNQGVHLLQLLSERIGLSSGSFINISVVGPSITFRIRPNSKNLTAADVAEKAVAEKNFLESETGLKVLQSGVGEKNDAKALPLATRVQPGSRWVFATLVAMACIGGILVAAMTVACLRHHAHRLAAKKLGLGPEGGSFSHQEYQVRTR, from the exons aCGGTTTGTTCGGACAATGCCAGGACCCTCAGCAGGAGCCCGTCCAGTACCAAGTCTCAGTACCCATCCTGCACAaactacaggaggtcctcaaAGACCTGATGGTTCAGG GTCTGACCTGGAAGGACGACGTGACTCAGGCCATCATCGGCCGAGAGTTGAGTCACGTCCCCACCGTCGGCGGCTCGCGGTCCAAACTTCCTGAGAGGTCGTCCAAACA GTCCTCCAGGCTGATGGGTCCTCAGAGAGTCAAAGGTCCAGCCGACCCCGACAGGATGCAGCAGTACCTGGACTACATGGTTCTGGATCCGTCCCGGTCCTcagtccacatgcagacgcctCTACTGGACCCCTACAGCTTCCACAAG CAGTACGGCTACCAGGACGAGGAGGAACGTTCCCTCAACTCTCTGGATGACAGCGCCGGCTTCCCGTCGTTTCCCTCGTCCAGGTCCAGAACCAGAGGAAGCCCTTTGGACCGGGACCGGCAGCTTCTGGAGGACCTGCTGTCCCTTTACCTcacctctccttcctcctcctcctcttcctcaccccACCGAGGTCCGGCTGCAGGCCTCCCCTCttcgtcctcctcgtcctccttctTCCCGGACCTGGACTTCCCGCTGGACTACGGCGAGGACTTTGTGTCCCAGATGAGCGAGCAGCCGGAGGAGGCGGAGAAGAAGGCGGAGAAGGAGTACGACGCTCTGTCAGGACTGGACg AGCGATCTCTGCAGAGATTGGCTCTGCTGCTCGACCACTACGGCCTCGACATGAAGGATCTGTCTCCGGAGCAGATGAACAACCTGCCGGCTgctctgaagcagctgcagatggAAAATTCCTACGGATACAAGCAGAGCAAAG aTAAATACGGAAATAACGCTGCAACAGGGAAGAAG GTCACTGAGGGCTCGATGGCCTACAAAATGGCCGCCCAGCAGGCTCCGCCCTCCACCGCCAAACCACAAGGATCCGTGAAGGAGGCGACTCCCAGTGAAGCGGCCAAACTGGACAAACTGGGACAGGAGCAGCCGGTCGACCAGCAGAAGGAGTTCGGCTACATTGTGGCCAATCAGAG CCCCCTCAGTCTGAATCAAGGGGttcacctgctgcagctgctgtcagagaggaTCGGTCTCTCCAGCGGCTCCTTCATCAACATCAG TGTGGTCGGACCCTCCATCACCTTCAGAATCAGACCAAACTCCAAGAACCTGACGGCTGCAGACGTGGCAGAAAAAGCTG TTGCAGAGAAGAACTTCCTGGAGTCTGAAACAGGTCTGAAGGTTCTGCAGAGCGGCGTTGGAGAG AAGAATGATGCGAAGGCGTTGCCCCTGGCAACCAGAGTCCAGCCCGGCTCCCGCTGGGTGTTTGCCACCCTGGTGGCCATGGCCTGCATCGGCGGCATCCTGGTGGCGGCCATGACCGTCGCCTGCCTCCGTCACCACGCTCACCGCCTGGCAGCCAAGAAGCTGGGCCTGGGACCAGAGGGAGGCAGCTTCAGCCACCAGGAGTACCAGGTGAGGACAAGATAA
- the LOC111582834 gene encoding tubulin alpha chain-like, with amino-acid sequence MRECISMHVGQAGAQMGNACWELYCLEHGIQPDGQMPSDKTIGGGDDSFNTFFSETGAGKHVPRAVFVDLEPTVIDEIRTGTYRQLFHPEQLITGKEDAANNYARGHYTIGKEIIDMVLDRTRKLADQCTGLQGFLIFHSFGGGTGSGFTSLLMERLSVDYGKKSKLEFAVYPAPQVSTAVVEPYNSILTTHTTLEHSDCAFMVDNEAIYDICRRNLDIERPTYTNLNRLIGQIVSSITASLRFDGALNVDLTEFQTNLVPYPRIHFPLATYAPVISAEKAYHEQLSVADITNACFEPANQMVKCDPRHGKYMACCLLYRGDVVPKDVNSAIATIKTKRTIQFVDWCPTGFKVGINYQPPTVVPGGDLAKVQRAVCMLSNTTAIAEAWARLDHKFDLMYAKRAFVHWYVGEGMEEGEFSEAREDMAALEKDYEEVGTDSMGEEDEEGEEY; translated from the exons ATG CGTGAGTGTATTTCTATGCATGTCGGCCAGGCCGGCGCCCAGATGGGCAATGCATGCTGGGAGCTCTACTGCCTGGAGCACGGCATCCAGCCGGACGGTCAGATGCCCAGCGACAAGACCATCGGAGGAGGAGACGACTCCTTCAACACCTTCTTCAGCGAGACTGGAGCTGGAAAACATGTTCCCAGAGCTGTGTTTGTGGACTTGGAGCCAACAGTCATCG ATGAAATCCGTACAGGAACCTACCGTCAGCTCTTCCACCCCGAGCAGCTGATCACAGGCAAAGAGGATGCAGCCAACAACTACGCTCGTGGTCACTACACCATCGGAAAGGAGATCATTGACATGGTTCTGGACAGAACACGCAAGCTT GCTGACCAGTGCACAGGCCTCCAGGGTTTCCTCATCTTCCACTCCTTTGGAGGAGGAACCGGCTCCGGCTTCACCTCTCTGCTGATGGAGCGCCTCTCTGTCGACTACGGCAAGAAATCCAAGCTGGAGTTTGCGGTTTATCCGGCTCCTCAGGTGTCCACAGCCGTGGTGGAGCCCTACAACTCCATCCTGACCACCCACACCACCCTGGAGCACTCCGACTGCGCCTTCATGGTGGACAACGAGGCCATCTACGATATCTGCCGCAGGAACCTGGACATCGAGCGTCCCACCTACACCAACCTGAACAGGCTGATTGGACAGATCGTCTCCTCCATCACCGCCTCCCTGCGCTTCGACGGAGCCTTGAACGTGGACCTGACGGAGTTCCAGACCAACCTGGTGCCCTACCCTCGTATCCACTTCCCCCTGGCCACCTACGCCCCGGTTATCTCTGCAGAGAAGGCCTACCATGAGCAGCTCTCCGTGGCTGACATCACCAATGCCTGCTTCGAGCCAGCCAACCAGATGGTGAAATGTGACCCTCGTCACGGCAAGTACATGGCCTGTTGTCTGCTGTACCGTGGAGACGTGGTTCCCAAAGATGTCAACTCCGCCATCGCCACCATCAAGACCAAGCGCACCATCCAGTTTGTGGACTGGTGTCCAACTGGCTTCAAGGTGGGCATCAACTACCAGCCTCCCACTGTGGTTCCTGGAGGAGACCTGGCCAAGGTGCAGAGGGCCGTGTGCATGCTGAGCAACACCACCGCCATCGCCGAGGCCTGGGCCCGACTGGACCACAAGTTCGACCTGATGTACGCCAAGAGGGCCTTCGTCCACTGGTACGTTGGAgaggggatggaggagggagagtTCTCAGAGGCCAGGGAGGACATGGCTGCTCTGGAGAAGGACTACGAGGAGGTGGGAACCGACAGCATgggtgaggaggatgaggaaggagaggagtATTAA
- the LOC111562628 gene encoding receptor-type tyrosine-protein phosphatase-like N isoform X3 gives MLDATMRSPRLWAALCLLLTASCRLCAAARHGCLFEKKLCPRGQLCNDDGLFGQCQDPQQEPVQYQVSVPILHKLQEVLKDLMVQGLTWKDDVTQAIIGRELSHVPTVGGSRSKLPERSSKQSSRLMGPQRVKGPADPDRMQQYLDYMVLDPSRSSVHMQTPLLDPYSFHKQQYGYQDEEERSLNSLDDSAGFPSFPSSRSRTRGSPLDRDRQLLEDLLSLYLTSPSSSSSSSPHRGPAAGLPSSSSSSSFFPDLDFPLDYGEDFVSQMSEQPEEAEKKAEKEYDALSGLDERSLQRLALLLDHYGLDMKDLSPEQMNNLPAALKQLQMENSYGYKQSKDKYGNNAATGKKVTEGSMAYKMAAQQAPPSTAKPQGSVKEATPSEAAKLDKLGQEQPVDQQKEFGYIVANQSVVGPSITFRIRPNSKNLTAADVAEKAVAEKNFLESETGLKVLQSGVGEKNDAKALPLATRVQPGSRWVFATLVAMACIGGILVAAMTVACLRHHAHRLAAKKLGLGPEGGSFSHQEYQVRTR, from the exons aCGGTTTGTTCGGACAATGCCAGGACCCTCAGCAGGAGCCCGTCCAGTACCAAGTCTCAGTACCCATCCTGCACAaactacaggaggtcctcaaAGACCTGATGGTTCAGG GTCTGACCTGGAAGGACGACGTGACTCAGGCCATCATCGGCCGAGAGTTGAGTCACGTCCCCACCGTCGGCGGCTCGCGGTCCAAACTTCCTGAGAGGTCGTCCAAACA GTCCTCCAGGCTGATGGGTCCTCAGAGAGTCAAAGGTCCAGCCGACCCCGACAGGATGCAGCAGTACCTGGACTACATGGTTCTGGATCCGTCCCGGTCCTcagtccacatgcagacgcctCTACTGGACCCCTACAGCTTCCACAAG CAGCAGTACGGCTACCAGGACGAGGAGGAACGTTCCCTCAACTCTCTGGATGACAGCGCCGGCTTCCCGTCGTTTCCCTCGTCCAGGTCCAGAACCAGAGGAAGCCCTTTGGACCGGGACCGGCAGCTTCTGGAGGACCTGCTGTCCCTTTACCTcacctctccttcctcctcctcctcttcctcaccccACCGAGGTCCGGCTGCAGGCCTCCCCTCttcgtcctcctcgtcctccttctTCCCGGACCTGGACTTCCCGCTGGACTACGGCGAGGACTTTGTGTCCCAGATGAGCGAGCAGCCGGAGGAGGCGGAGAAGAAGGCGGAGAAGGAGTACGACGCTCTGTCAGGACTGGACg AGCGATCTCTGCAGAGATTGGCTCTGCTGCTCGACCACTACGGCCTCGACATGAAGGATCTGTCTCCGGAGCAGATGAACAACCTGCCGGCTgctctgaagcagctgcagatggAAAATTCCTACGGATACAAGCAGAGCAAAG aTAAATACGGAAATAACGCTGCAACAGGGAAGAAG GTCACTGAGGGCTCGATGGCCTACAAAATGGCCGCCCAGCAGGCTCCGCCCTCCACCGCCAAACCACAAGGATCCGTGAAGGAGGCGACTCCCAGTGAAGCGGCCAAACTGGACAAACTGGGACAGGAGCAGCCGGTCGACCAGCAGAAGGAGTTCGGCTACATTGTGGCCAATCAGAG TGTGGTCGGACCCTCCATCACCTTCAGAATCAGACCAAACTCCAAGAACCTGACGGCTGCAGACGTGGCAGAAAAAGCTG TTGCAGAGAAGAACTTCCTGGAGTCTGAAACAGGTCTGAAGGTTCTGCAGAGCGGCGTTGGAGAG AAGAATGATGCGAAGGCGTTGCCCCTGGCAACCAGAGTCCAGCCCGGCTCCCGCTGGGTGTTTGCCACCCTGGTGGCCATGGCCTGCATCGGCGGCATCCTGGTGGCGGCCATGACCGTCGCCTGCCTCCGTCACCACGCTCACCGCCTGGCAGCCAAGAAGCTGGGCCTGGGACCAGAGGGAGGCAGCTTCAGCCACCAGGAGTACCAGGTGAGGACAAGATAA
- the LOC111582836 gene encoding tubulin alpha-1A chain-like: protein MRECISIHVGQAGAQIGNACWELYCLEHGIQPDGQMPSDKTIGGGDDSFNTFFSETGAGKHVPRAVFVDLEPTVIDEVRTGTYRQLFHPEQLITGKEDAANNYARGHYTIGKEIIDLVLDRIRKLADQCTGLQGFLIFHSFGGGTGSGFTSLLMERLSVDYGKKSKLEFAIYPAPQVSTAVVEPYNSILTTHTTLEHSDCAFMVDNEAIYDICRRNLDIERPTYTNLNRLIGQIVSSITASLRFDGALNVDLTEFQTNLVPYPRIHFPLATYAPVISAEKAYHEQLSVAEITNACFEPANQMVKCDPRHGKYMACCLLFRGDVVPKDVNSAIATIKTKRTIQFVDWCPTGFKVGINYQPPTVVPGGDLAKVQRAVCMLSNTTAIAEAWARLDHKFDLMYAKRAFVHWYVGEGMEEGEFSEAREDMAALEKDYEEVGTDSIGDEGEEEGEEY, encoded by the exons atg CGTGAGTGTATCTCCATCCACGTCGGCCAAGCCGGAGCCCAGATAGGCAATGCATGCTGGGAGCTCTACTGTTTGGAGCACGGCATCCAGCCGGACGGTCAGATGCCCAGTGACAAGACCATCGGAGGAGGAGACGACTCCTTCAACACCTTCTTCAGCGAGACTGGAGCTGGAAAACATGTTCCCAGAGCTGTGTTTGTGGACCTGGAACCAACAGTCATTG ATGAGGTCCGTACAGGAACCTACCGTCAGCTCTTCCATCCTGAACAACTGATCACTGGGAAAGAAGATGCAGCCAACAACTACGCCCGTGGTCACTACACCATCGGAAAGGAGATCATTGACCTGGTTCTGGACAGGATTCGAAAACTG GCCGACCAGTGCACAGGCCTCCAGGGTTTCCTCATCTTCCACTCCTTTGGAGGAGGAACTGGCTCCGGCTTCACCTCTCTGCTGATGGAGCGCCTCTCTGTCGACTACGGCAAGAAATCCAAGTTGGAGTTCGCTATCTATCCGGCTCCTCAGGTGTCCACAGCCGTGGTGGAGCCCTACAACTCCATCCTGACCACCCACACCACCCTGGAGCACTCCGACTGCGCCTTCATGGTGGACAACGAGGCCATCTACGACATCTGCCGTCGGAACCTGGACATCGAGCGTCCCACCTACACCAACCTGAACAGGCTGATTGGACAGATCGTCTCCTCCATCACCGCCTCCCTGCGCTTCGACGGAGCCTTGAACGTGGACCTGACGGAGTTCCAGACCAACCTGGTGCCCTACCCTCGTATTCACTTCCCCCTGGCCACCTACGCCCCGGTTATCTCTGCAGAGAAGGCCTACCATGAGCAGCTCTCTGTAGCAGAGATCACTAACGCCTGCTTCGAGCCGGCCAACCAGATGGTGAAATGTGACCCTCGTCACGGCAAGTACATGGCCTGTTGTCTGTTATTCCGTGGTGACGTGGTTCCCAAAGATGTCAACTCTGCCATCGCCACCATCAAGACCAAGCGCACCATCCAGTTTGTGGACTGGTGTCCAACTGGCTTCAAGGTGGGCATCAACTACCAGCCTCCCACTGTGGTTCCTGGAGGAGACCTGGCCAAGGTGCAGAGGGCCGTGTGCATGCTGAGCAACACCACCGCCATCGCCGAGGCCTGGGCCCGACTGGACCACAAGTTCGACCTGATGTACGCCAAGAGGGCCTTCGTCCACTGGTACGTTGGAgaggggatggaggagggagagtTCTCAGAGGCCAGGGAGGACATGGCTGCTCTGGAGAAGGACTACGAGGAGGTGGGAACCGACAGCATCGGTGacgaaggagaggaagagggggaggagtATTGA
- the LOC111562628 gene encoding receptor-type tyrosine-protein phosphatase-like N isoform X1, translated as MLDATMRSPRLWAALCLLLTASCRLCAAARHGCLFEKKLCPRGQLCNDDGLFGQCQDPQQEPVQYQVSVPILHKLQEVLKDLMVQGLTWKDDVTQAIIGRELSHVPTVGGSRSKLPERSSKQSSRLMGPQRVKGPADPDRMQQYLDYMVLDPSRSSVHMQTPLLDPYSFHKQQYGYQDEEERSLNSLDDSAGFPSFPSSRSRTRGSPLDRDRQLLEDLLSLYLTSPSSSSSSSPHRGPAAGLPSSSSSSSFFPDLDFPLDYGEDFVSQMSEQPEEAEKKAEKEYDALSGLDERSLQRLALLLDHYGLDMKDLSPEQMNNLPAALKQLQMENSYGYKQSKDKYGNNAATGKKVTEGSMAYKMAAQQAPPSTAKPQGSVKEATPSEAAKLDKLGQEQPVDQQKEFGYIVANQSPLSLNQGVHLLQLLSERIGLSSGSFINISVVGPSITFRIRPNSKNLTAADVAEKAVAEKNFLESETGLKVLQSGVGEKNDAKALPLATRVQPGSRWVFATLVAMACIGGILVAAMTVACLRHHAHRLAAKKLGLGPEGGSFSHQEYQVRTR; from the exons aCGGTTTGTTCGGACAATGCCAGGACCCTCAGCAGGAGCCCGTCCAGTACCAAGTCTCAGTACCCATCCTGCACAaactacaggaggtcctcaaAGACCTGATGGTTCAGG GTCTGACCTGGAAGGACGACGTGACTCAGGCCATCATCGGCCGAGAGTTGAGTCACGTCCCCACCGTCGGCGGCTCGCGGTCCAAACTTCCTGAGAGGTCGTCCAAACA GTCCTCCAGGCTGATGGGTCCTCAGAGAGTCAAAGGTCCAGCCGACCCCGACAGGATGCAGCAGTACCTGGACTACATGGTTCTGGATCCGTCCCGGTCCTcagtccacatgcagacgcctCTACTGGACCCCTACAGCTTCCACAAG CAGCAGTACGGCTACCAGGACGAGGAGGAACGTTCCCTCAACTCTCTGGATGACAGCGCCGGCTTCCCGTCGTTTCCCTCGTCCAGGTCCAGAACCAGAGGAAGCCCTTTGGACCGGGACCGGCAGCTTCTGGAGGACCTGCTGTCCCTTTACCTcacctctccttcctcctcctcctcttcctcaccccACCGAGGTCCGGCTGCAGGCCTCCCCTCttcgtcctcctcgtcctccttctTCCCGGACCTGGACTTCCCGCTGGACTACGGCGAGGACTTTGTGTCCCAGATGAGCGAGCAGCCGGAGGAGGCGGAGAAGAAGGCGGAGAAGGAGTACGACGCTCTGTCAGGACTGGACg AGCGATCTCTGCAGAGATTGGCTCTGCTGCTCGACCACTACGGCCTCGACATGAAGGATCTGTCTCCGGAGCAGATGAACAACCTGCCGGCTgctctgaagcagctgcagatggAAAATTCCTACGGATACAAGCAGAGCAAAG aTAAATACGGAAATAACGCTGCAACAGGGAAGAAG GTCACTGAGGGCTCGATGGCCTACAAAATGGCCGCCCAGCAGGCTCCGCCCTCCACCGCCAAACCACAAGGATCCGTGAAGGAGGCGACTCCCAGTGAAGCGGCCAAACTGGACAAACTGGGACAGGAGCAGCCGGTCGACCAGCAGAAGGAGTTCGGCTACATTGTGGCCAATCAGAG CCCCCTCAGTCTGAATCAAGGGGttcacctgctgcagctgctgtcagagaggaTCGGTCTCTCCAGCGGCTCCTTCATCAACATCAG TGTGGTCGGACCCTCCATCACCTTCAGAATCAGACCAAACTCCAAGAACCTGACGGCTGCAGACGTGGCAGAAAAAGCTG TTGCAGAGAAGAACTTCCTGGAGTCTGAAACAGGTCTGAAGGTTCTGCAGAGCGGCGTTGGAGAG AAGAATGATGCGAAGGCGTTGCCCCTGGCAACCAGAGTCCAGCCCGGCTCCCGCTGGGTGTTTGCCACCCTGGTGGCCATGGCCTGCATCGGCGGCATCCTGGTGGCGGCCATGACCGTCGCCTGCCTCCGTCACCACGCTCACCGCCTGGCAGCCAAGAAGCTGGGCCTGGGACCAGAGGGAGGCAGCTTCAGCCACCAGGAGTACCAGGTGAGGACAAGATAA